The Armatimonadota bacterium genomic sequence TGCGCCGAGGCCACCACCTGGGGATGCGGCTCGTAGCCAGGTGGGGTGGCCACGTTCACCGACAGACCCACCTTCGCGGCGGCCAGCAACAGGGAGTGGCAGACGTTGTTGCCGTCGCCGACCCAGGCGACGGTGCGGCCGGCAAAACCCTCCAGCTTCTCGTGGATCGTCTGCAGGTCCGCCAACACCTGGCACGGGTGCTCGTGGTCCGACAGGCCGTTGATGACCGGTACGTCCGCACCGTCGGCGAGTTCGACGACGGTGCGGTGGGCGAACGTCCGCGCCACGATGGCGTCGACCCACCGGCTGAGGTTGGCCGCCACGTCACGCACGCTCTCCCGCAACCCCAGCTGGACGTCTTGGGGGGCGAGGTAGACCGCGCTTCCGCCCAGCTGCCGCATGCTCACTTCGAAGGTGACACGGGTCCGCAACGAGGGTTTTTCGAACAGCATCGCCAGCGTCTTGCCGCGCAGCGTCTCGTGCGGGCGGCCGCTGCGCAGGTGTCGCTTCATCTCCGCGGCGAGGGCCAGGGTCTCGCGGATCTCTTCGCCCGACAGGTCGTCGATCGAGATCAGGTCACGGCCGCGCAGCGTCCTTCCCATCTCCTACCCTACCTTCCGCGCAACCCTGCCTCTCGCGCTCACCGCCGGTCCGGTCCGGTCGACGCGCGGAACCGGTTGCCCACACGGTCCCACCACGCTGTCACGATCTGGCGGAGTTGGTCCGCACGATCGGCGAGCTCATACGTCACGCGCACGACGGGTTTGTCCAGGCGGGTCAGCACACGCCGCAGGTCAGCGGGCGTGCCGATCACCACGACGTCCGCGTCGCTGCGGTGGATCGTCTCCTCCAGCTCGCGGACCTGCTGCTCGCCGTACCCCATCGCCGGCACGACGTCGGCTAGGTGCGGGTAGGCATCGTACGTCGCGCGGATCGTACCAACCGCGAAAGGCCGCGGGTCGACGATCTGGGCGCCGTGCTCCCTTGCCGCGACCGTACCGGCCCCGTAGCCCATCTCCCCGTGCGTGACCGTCGGCCCGTCTTCAATCACCAAAGCCCGTCGGCCGCGCAGCGCCTGGGGGTCGTCGACGGCGATCACGAGGTCCGATTCCACGACCTGCGCCCGCGGGTTGAGTTCCCGCACGTTGCGCCGCACCGTCTCGACCTCGGTGGGAGATGCGCTGGACACCTTGTTGATGACGATGACGTCCGCGGTCCGGACGTTCGCCTCGCCCGGGTGGTATCGGACCTCGTGCCCCGCCCGCAGCGGGTCGCAGACGACGACGTGCAGGTCGGGAGAGAAGAACGGCAAGTCGTTGTTCCCGCCCTCCCACACGATCACGTCCCCATC encodes the following:
- a CDS encoding cyclic 2,3-diphosphoglycerate synthase, producing the protein MTRTRVIILGAAGRDFHNFNVYYRQRPQYEVVAFTASQIPQIEGRRYPPELSGPHHPKGIPIEPESRLEELVRSHAVDEVVFAYSDVSHEHVMHLASRALAAGAGFRLLGPRDTMLQSDRPVLSIGAVRTGAGKSPLTGYVAGLLKDLEVRVAVVRHPMPYGDLRRQVVQRFASLEDLDAHQTTIEEREEYEPHIRRGQTVFAGVDYELVLAAAEQDGDVIVWEGGNNDLPFFSPDLHVVVCDPLRAGHEVRYHPGEANVRTADVIVINKVSSASPTEVETVRRNVRELNPRAQVVESDLVIAVDDPQALRGRRALVIEDGPTVTHGEMGYGAGTVAAREHGAQIVDPRPFAVGTIRATYDAYPHLADVVPAMGYGEQQVRELEETIHRSDADVVVIGTPADLRRVLTRLDKPVVRVTYELADRADQLRQIVTAWWDRVGNRFRASTGPDRR
- the argF gene encoding ornithine carbamoyltransferase, whose product is MGRTLRGRDLISIDDLSGEEIRETLALAAEMKRHLRSGRPHETLRGKTLAMLFEKPSLRTRVTFEVSMRQLGGSAVYLAPQDVQLGLRESVRDVAANLSRWVDAIVARTFAHRTVVELADGADVPVINGLSDHEHPCQVLADLQTIHEKLEGFAGRTVAWVGDGNNVCHSLLLAAAKVGLSVNVATPPGYEPHPQVVASAQAQAERSGGAIRLTNRPADAVRGAQAVYTDVWTSMGREAEREERARVFAPFQVNAQLLAAADPQAIVLHCLPAHRGEEITDEVLDGPRSVVLDQAENRLHAQKALLALVMA